In one Brienomyrus brachyistius isolate T26 chromosome 7, BBRACH_0.4, whole genome shotgun sequence genomic region, the following are encoded:
- the LOC125745807 gene encoding uncharacterized protein LOC125745807 — protein sequence MTRNKRIAKAVSWSNDRYWATWDKWMEVIDWEDEEELCSPAESPSDQADRSIVSHTRKPIAKAVSWTDDVYWAAWDKWDEIICWGEEGECSPATPPINQPGRDKGLDMHGLEVFLLNERTVSIKPADDHQDRLKIGAVVVDLCQFELDGVNDKFEIVEIQIGEVKLEETAERGFNSEFELEILDVEIEVVDSEFQLNALNWEIAGTKVDKLLVEHLNINNLEAGSVKVSTSNGNVVYVNGM from the exons atgacgag aaacaaacgaattgcaaaagctgtcagctggagcaacgatcgatactgggcaacttgggacaagtggatggaagtgattgactgggaagatgaggaagagctgtgctccccagcagaatcaccctctgaccaggctgaccgttccatcgtgtcacacacccgaaagccaattgccaaggcagttagctggacggatgatgtgtattgggcagcctgggacaagtgggatgagatcatctgctggggtgaagaaggagagtgctccccagcaactccacccatcaaccagcctgggagggataaggggttagacatgcatgggttagaggtttttctgttaaatgaaaggacagtctccataaagcctgcagatgaccaccaagacaggctgaaaataggagccgtagtggtcgacctctgccagtttgagctagatggtgtaaatgataaatttgaaattgtcgaaatacaaattggagaggtcaaattggaggagactgcagagaggggttttaattcagaatttgaattggaaattttggatgtggagatagaggttgtagacagtgaattccagctgaatgctcttaattgggaaattgctggaactaaagtggacaaattattagtggaacacctgaacataaataatctagaagcaggcagtgtgaaggtgtccacatcaaatgggaatgtggtatatgtcaatggtatgtga